In Aliiglaciecola sp. LCG003, a genomic segment contains:
- a CDS encoding marine proteobacterial sortase target protein has translation MLLLLLLIGALQYAMPLLLNNENKAQDSSQSKLNINLSYEAFNGHTAQQSLPNVYVENYQHVEQGSMFLQKEGQAGYLLSPLLDTRVDINISGLVARATVTQVFTNTSDDWVNGIYVFPLPENAAVDHLQMQIGERTIVGQIHPNKKAKEIYKQAKREGKKASLLEQQRPNLFKNSVANIGPGESIQVTIEYQQGVQYQGGTFSLRFPTTITERYLPSNETASDGAEIGHSGWALTQPSYKSPSTTGVANEDHIERLNKVSIDVRLNPGFELEQIDSEFHPIHTAEKGQGRYEISLQQDMIANQDFVLSWQPSPSQLPRAAHFIQQGEDGFYGMVMMMPPDVDAQDTSIAREVIFVIDTSGSMSGESMQQAKQALYYAVEHLPETDSFNLVQFDSTASKMWNSANFASTENKKRALTYINALSADGGTEMLAALQLALGNQPEQTERIRQVIFITDGSVGNENQLFEYIHANLQKSRLFTVGIGSAPNSFFMTEAARMGKGTFSYIGSIDNVQQNMQQLFSKLTHPVLADLSMNFSTNVEVYPSNLPDLYKGEPVMVSYKSALPLDNLKLTGSLKHQFWQKSLSLQQSANQRGLDVLWARRKIAQLGRDRVFGGEAEAINQQIEHLAMAHHLVSEMTSLVAVDVTPTALDISQDTTVKSHRPKGQLHAVGSLPQTATSAQLQWMLGLLLLSMGICTVIFTKSH, from the coding sequence GTGCTGTTGTTATTATTGTTAATCGGGGCATTGCAATATGCAATGCCGCTGTTACTTAACAATGAAAACAAAGCGCAGGATTCGTCCCAGTCTAAATTAAATATCAACCTTTCCTACGAAGCCTTTAATGGGCATACAGCACAACAATCTCTACCAAATGTATATGTAGAAAACTATCAGCACGTTGAGCAAGGTAGTATGTTTCTTCAAAAAGAAGGTCAAGCAGGGTATTTACTCTCGCCGTTATTAGATACGCGTGTGGATATCAACATTAGCGGTTTGGTTGCACGGGCAACGGTGACGCAAGTATTTACCAATACCAGTGATGATTGGGTAAATGGTATCTATGTATTTCCGCTGCCTGAAAACGCTGCGGTGGACCATCTGCAAATGCAGATAGGTGAACGCACTATAGTTGGACAGATTCATCCTAACAAAAAAGCCAAAGAAATTTATAAACAGGCCAAGCGCGAGGGCAAAAAAGCCAGTTTGTTGGAACAACAACGGCCGAACTTGTTTAAAAACTCGGTGGCCAATATTGGTCCGGGTGAATCGATACAAGTGACTATCGAATATCAACAAGGGGTTCAATATCAAGGGGGGACGTTTAGTCTGCGCTTTCCAACCACGATCACTGAGCGCTATTTGCCCTCCAATGAAACGGCTAGTGATGGTGCTGAAATCGGTCATAGCGGGTGGGCATTAACCCAGCCAAGTTATAAATCCCCCTCCACAACCGGCGTGGCGAATGAGGATCATATTGAAAGATTAAACAAGGTATCGATAGATGTGCGGCTTAACCCCGGTTTTGAGCTTGAGCAGATTGACAGCGAATTCCATCCTATACACACCGCAGAGAAAGGACAGGGCCGTTACGAAATCTCATTGCAGCAAGATATGATAGCTAACCAAGATTTTGTGTTGAGCTGGCAGCCAAGCCCTAGTCAATTGCCTAGAGCAGCGCATTTTATACAGCAAGGAGAAGACGGATTTTATGGCATGGTAATGATGATGCCTCCCGATGTTGATGCTCAGGATACCAGTATCGCCAGAGAGGTTATCTTTGTGATTGATACTTCAGGCTCTATGTCTGGAGAATCAATGCAGCAAGCCAAGCAAGCGCTTTATTATGCGGTTGAACACCTACCAGAAACTGACAGTTTTAATCTGGTGCAATTCGACTCTACAGCGAGCAAAATGTGGAATTCGGCTAATTTTGCTAGTACGGAAAACAAAAAGCGAGCACTTACTTACATTAATGCTTTGAGCGCTGATGGTGGTACTGAAATGTTGGCTGCGCTGCAATTGGCATTAGGTAATCAGCCCGAGCAAACAGAGCGAATTCGCCAAGTGATATTTATTACCGATGGCTCTGTGGGTAACGAAAATCAACTATTTGAATATATTCATGCAAATCTACAAAAAAGCCGCCTGTTTACGGTTGGCATAGGTTCAGCGCCAAATAGCTTTTTTATGACTGAGGCCGCCAGAATGGGCAAGGGCACTTTCAGCTATATTGGCTCTATCGATAATGTGCAGCAAAATATGCAGCAGTTATTCAGCAAATTGACTCACCCTGTGCTGGCAGACCTATCGATGAATTTTTCTACAAACGTAGAGGTATATCCGAGCAACTTACCTGACTTATATAAAGGCGAACCTGTGATGGTGAGCTATAAATCGGCTCTGCCGTTGGATAATCTCAAGCTCACTGGCAGTTTAAAACATCAATTTTGGCAGAAGAGCTTGTCGTTGCAACAAAGTGCCAACCAAAGGGGGTTAGATGTTCTCTGGGCTAGGCGCAAAATAGCTCAACTTGGCAGGGATAGAGTATTTGGAGGGGAAGCAGAAGCTATAAATCAACAAATTGAACACCTTGCCATGGCTCATCATTTGGTCAGTGAAATGACCAGTCTGGTGGCGGTAGATGTGACCCCAACAGCATTAGATATCAGCCAAGACACTACGGTTAAGTCCCATCGGCCTAAAGGCCAACTTCACGCTGTAGGGTCGTTGCCACAAACTGCTACATCAGCGCAACTGCAATGGATGTTAGGTCTATTATTATTGAGTATGGGTATATGTACGGTCATTTTCACAAAAAGCCACTAA
- the pdsO gene encoding sortase-associated OmpA-like protein PdsO, producing the protein MKKRIILPLTLLALSLSTSSFASSASKEEQTNQMFGFGSGAAAGALVGGPVGAIVGGIMGILIAEDVNNDEKLDSAAVELAQTHAQLSRRDSQLVALQQQYEQAQSASQMQLVAMDHEIERVMQDIESNIQFRTGSYVLEEHFKGQLDLVAKGLNGNPKLQVTLTGFADARGDDVYNQGLSQQRVLSVKSYLEGKGVNGKRVLTYAIGEAQPVSAQSSNEDFFFDRRVLVRIAQGQVSMTAANQ; encoded by the coding sequence ATGAAAAAACGTATTATATTGCCACTGACCCTGCTGGCATTAAGCCTGTCAACATCCTCTTTCGCCTCTTCCGCGAGCAAAGAAGAACAAACCAATCAGATGTTCGGATTCGGATCCGGTGCGGCTGCGGGCGCTCTGGTCGGCGGCCCCGTTGGTGCAATTGTGGGCGGGATAATGGGTATTTTAATCGCTGAAGATGTCAATAATGATGAAAAACTTGATTCTGCGGCCGTTGAATTGGCCCAAACCCATGCCCAGTTGTCCCGTCGAGATAGCCAACTAGTGGCATTGCAACAACAATATGAACAGGCACAAAGTGCTAGTCAAATGCAGTTAGTCGCGATGGATCACGAAATTGAACGAGTGATGCAGGATATCGAGTCAAACATTCAATTTCGAACCGGTTCCTATGTTTTGGAAGAACACTTCAAAGGTCAGTTAGATTTGGTCGCTAAGGGTCTCAACGGCAATCCAAAGTTGCAGGTCACCCTTACAGGTTTCGCTGACGCTCGTGGTGACGATGTTTACAATCAAGGTTTGTCCCAACAGCGAGTATTGAGTGTCAAAAGCTATCTGGAAGGTAAAGGAGTGAATGGTAAGCGGGTACTTACTTATGCTATAGGTGAGGCACAGCCGGTATCTGCCCAATCATCTAACGAAGACTTCTTTTTTGACCGCCGTGTATTAGTAAGAATTGCTCAGGGTCAGGTTTCAATGACTGCAGCCAATCAGTAG
- the pdsR gene encoding proteobacterial dedicated sortase system response regulator: MSKRIAIVEDDPAIRENYASALQKQGYEVLTYSSRIDAERAFTQRLPDLAVVDIGLNEEIDGGFMLCQQLRSLSKTLPIIFFTARDNDYDTICGLRMGADDYLTKDISLPHLLARIAALFRRTALLNQPQLASDLIESGHLLMDSNRMTVRWQQQPIELTVTEFWMLHAIAKYAGHVKSRQQLMDESKMVVDDTTITSHIKRIRKKFVQIDSQFDRIETVYGMGYRWKAQ, translated from the coding sequence ATGTCAAAACGTATAGCCATTGTGGAAGATGACCCAGCCATTCGGGAAAATTATGCATCTGCTCTGCAGAAACAAGGATATGAAGTACTCACTTATAGCAGTCGAATTGATGCTGAGCGTGCGTTTACCCAGCGCTTACCCGACTTGGCAGTTGTGGATATAGGTTTGAACGAAGAAATAGATGGTGGTTTTATGTTGTGCCAGCAACTAAGATCTTTGTCCAAAACGCTGCCAATCATCTTTTTTACCGCCAGAGATAATGATTACGATACCATTTGCGGTCTGCGCATGGGTGCAGATGACTACCTCACCAAGGATATCAGCTTACCGCATTTGCTAGCACGAATTGCCGCGCTTTTTCGCCGCACTGCATTGCTTAATCAACCGCAACTCGCTAGCGACTTGATTGAATCAGGGCATTTGCTAATGGACAGTAACCGCATGACAGTAAGGTGGCAGCAGCAACCAATCGAATTGACTGTAACCGAGTTTTGGATGCTACATGCCATCGCGAAATACGCGGGACACGTGAAAAGTCGCCAGCAATTAATGGATGAATCGAAGATGGTGGTCGACGACACCACCATCACCTCCCATATAAAGCGCATACGCAAAAAATTTGTGCAGATAGACTCTCAGTTTGACCGGATCGAAACTGTCTATGGTATGGGTTACCGCTGGAAAGCCCAATAG
- the pdsS gene encoding proteobacterial dedicated sortase system histidine kinase, with the protein MFRLRFGIRLKLLFLSLFLFAIPWLGYKYVWELESYLRIGQEQTMEGTARAVATALHERPSLFDSQSSYLQDVKPGTDLYAHKIIDPIRLDGKLDDWQDYRHLSLRYAQMQLIEQTTAYDPQSLQFEHMVGQYNQYLYAMFEVTDDTLIYRPNNSLRVDRNDYLLIAVTDPIGVFRRYIVAPQQSGWVNAYLLDDNPESYRPQNLETAIQGFWQQTPSGYNIELRFPLDIMSSKIAFAITDVDTLQSRERKYIIGTANPNQPDSLGTVLIPSPEIEKILKGLKYSNARVWVVDKHMRVLARSGSIQAATGVRSAPVNGRTNDWWQRFEQNWLFPLYYHVLTKPPADFVDELENAYALKGKDLADALTGKASSQWRLTPDNKAVILSAAHPIFIDDTVMGAVVVEQTTHGIRTLRNRALEQLFHVILAVVFLGTSALFLFASRISFRIRKLRNQTESAIDENGKILTNIPRSETKDEIGDLSRTFHTVLDKLQQYNSYLENMSARLSHELRTPVAIVKSSLENLSLEQSGANGANGANDDNEKQQYIERAQTGINRLSKILSNMSEATRLEQAIQYSDREEFELSELLRGCSEGYGAAYPQHQFETSFGNIQHKLTGSPELFSQMLDKIIANAVEFSAPGSPISIGLTVKHNQVYLSIANQGPLLPENMHEQLLDSMVSVRRQQDAGETHLGLGLYIAKIIAEYHKGTIRINNQADKTGVEVTISFDS; encoded by the coding sequence ATGTTTCGCTTACGCTTTGGTATTCGCCTTAAACTATTATTCTTGTCGCTGTTTTTATTCGCGATTCCCTGGCTAGGATACAAATATGTCTGGGAACTAGAAAGTTACTTACGTATCGGCCAAGAACAAACCATGGAAGGTACTGCTAGAGCGGTGGCTACCGCCCTGCACGAACGCCCGTCGTTATTTGATAGCCAATCTTCCTATTTGCAAGATGTGAAACCGGGCACGGATCTGTATGCCCATAAAATAATCGACCCGATCCGTCTGGACGGCAAACTTGATGATTGGCAAGATTACCGTCACTTGTCTTTGCGCTATGCTCAAATGCAACTAATTGAGCAAACTACTGCTTATGACCCGCAAAGCTTGCAGTTCGAGCATATGGTTGGGCAATACAACCAGTACTTGTATGCCATGTTTGAAGTCACCGATGACACGCTGATTTACCGACCCAACAATAGCTTGCGGGTTGACCGCAATGACTATTTACTGATTGCTGTGACCGACCCTATTGGGGTTTTTCGTCGCTATATTGTAGCCCCACAACAATCGGGTTGGGTGAACGCTTACTTACTCGATGACAATCCCGAATCTTATCGGCCCCAAAATCTAGAAACCGCCATTCAAGGTTTTTGGCAACAAACGCCCAGCGGATACAACATAGAACTGCGTTTTCCACTAGATATCATGTCTAGCAAAATAGCCTTTGCCATCACTGATGTAGATACGCTGCAAAGCCGTGAAAGAAAATATATTATTGGTACCGCCAACCCCAATCAACCGGATTCCTTGGGGACGGTGTTAATTCCTTCTCCAGAGATTGAAAAAATACTCAAAGGCTTAAAATATTCAAACGCCAGAGTGTGGGTAGTAGACAAGCACATGCGGGTTTTGGCTCGTTCTGGCAGTATTCAGGCCGCAACAGGCGTACGATCAGCGCCGGTAAATGGTCGCACAAATGATTGGTGGCAACGGTTTGAGCAAAATTGGTTATTTCCCCTCTACTACCACGTCTTAACCAAGCCGCCGGCAGATTTTGTTGATGAGCTTGAAAATGCTTATGCGTTAAAAGGTAAGGATCTAGCGGACGCGCTAACAGGCAAGGCCAGCTCTCAATGGCGACTCACACCTGACAACAAGGCGGTGATTTTGTCAGCGGCTCATCCAATATTTATCGATGACACCGTGATGGGCGCAGTGGTGGTTGAACAGACCACTCACGGTATTCGGACGCTGCGAAATCGAGCTTTGGAGCAACTTTTTCATGTGATACTCGCGGTGGTATTTTTAGGCACGAGCGCTTTATTTTTATTCGCATCCCGTATTTCATTTCGGATCCGTAAATTACGCAATCAAACCGAGTCTGCGATAGACGAAAATGGCAAAATTTTAACCAATATTCCCCGCTCCGAAACCAAAGACGAAATCGGTGATCTGTCTCGAACCTTCCATACTGTATTGGACAAATTACAACAATATAATAGCTACTTAGAAAACATGAGCGCTCGTTTGTCCCACGAGTTGCGCACCCCTGTTGCCATTGTTAAATCGTCTTTAGAGAACCTGTCATTAGAACAATCTGGCGCCAATGGCGCCAATGGCGCCAATGACGATAATGAAAAACAGCAATATATTGAACGGGCTCAAACTGGGATTAATCGGCTAAGTAAAATACTCAGTAACATGAGTGAAGCGACTCGTTTAGAGCAAGCGATTCAATATAGTGATAGGGAAGAATTTGAATTGAGTGAATTATTGAGAGGTTGCAGCGAAGGCTATGGCGCTGCGTACCCGCAACATCAGTTTGAAACCTCTTTTGGCAATATTCAACATAAGCTAACTGGTTCACCGGAGCTTTTCTCGCAGATGCTAGATAAAATTATCGCCAACGCCGTTGAGTTTAGCGCACCTGGCTCGCCTATAAGCATCGGCTTAACGGTTAAACATAACCAAGTTTACCTTAGCATTGCCAATCAAGGCCCATTACTACCAGAGAATATGCACGAACAGTTGCTCGATTCCATGGTATCTGTGCGTCGCCAACAAGACGCCGGAGAAACACATTTAGGGCTAGGCTTATATATCGCTAAAATCATCGCTGAATATCACAAGGGTACCATACGCATCAACAATCAAGCCGATAAAACAGGTGTTGAGGTCACTATCAGCTTTGATAGCTGA
- a CDS encoding LysR family transcriptional regulator — translation MHHAITLDALRVLNAIQQKGSFAQAAKSLFKVPSALTYTMQKLETDLGVELFNRNGQRAVLTEAGELLLAEGQTLLAAASKLEQKVRQVESGWETKLVISKDTIIANQPVLDVMQRFCLMDKHVEISLFEEALGGGWDALHSQRCDIAIGVTGELPKGQYEVHKMGEVEFVFAVANHHPLANYVGVLEAEQMFDFPAVVVADSARILPARSHGLFESKQIIRVQNMSAKIDTQVSGLGIGFLPRHLIQQQVEQQQLVIKTTYLHRPLIPVYIAWNKQQPGKALNWFIQQCKQQDWLL, via the coding sequence ATGCATCATGCCATCACACTGGACGCCTTGCGTGTGTTAAACGCTATTCAGCAAAAAGGTAGCTTTGCTCAAGCGGCCAAATCCCTTTTCAAAGTTCCCTCAGCTTTAACTTACACCATGCAAAAACTCGAAACGGATTTAGGGGTTGAGCTGTTCAATCGAAACGGCCAACGTGCCGTGCTGACCGAGGCTGGTGAGTTATTGCTTGCTGAGGGGCAAACGTTACTTGCGGCAGCCTCAAAGCTTGAGCAAAAAGTACGACAAGTTGAATCCGGCTGGGAGACCAAGTTGGTAATATCCAAAGATACTATTATTGCCAACCAGCCAGTGCTGGATGTTATGCAACGGTTTTGCTTAATGGACAAACATGTGGAGATCAGTTTGTTTGAAGAAGCCTTGGGCGGCGGTTGGGATGCTTTGCATTCACAACGCTGTGATATTGCCATTGGGGTAACCGGTGAGTTGCCCAAAGGCCAATACGAAGTGCATAAAATGGGTGAAGTAGAATTTGTATTTGCGGTGGCTAATCATCATCCTTTGGCGAATTATGTCGGCGTACTGGAAGCCGAACAGATGTTTGATTTTCCGGCGGTGGTGGTAGCCGATAGCGCGCGTATTTTACCGGCTCGATCCCATGGCCTATTTGAAAGTAAGCAAATTATCAGAGTGCAGAATATGTCCGCAAAGATTGATACGCAAGTGTCAGGTCTGGGTATAGGCTTTCTGCCGCGGCATTTAATTCAGCAGCAGGTCGAACAACAGCAATTGGTTATAAAAACCACCTATCTGCATCGCCCACTAATACCCGTTTATATTGCATGGAACAAACAGCAACCGGGCAAAGCCCTTAACTGGTTTATCCAACAATGCAAACAGCAAGATTGGTTGCTATAA
- a CDS encoding pirin family protein: MITLRKASERGKANFGWLDSKHTFSFGSYYDPQHMGFSVLRVINDDAVAAGAGFGTHGHRDMEIISYVTKGVIEHKDSMGNVQSLPKGEFQLMSAGRGVQHSEYNGSKTDVLTFLQIWIEPNEKGGEPGYQQKQFGNNPGLTTIITPTGENGTLKIKQDSRLHQIILLAGETLTFAANEGRKYYVHQVEGTMSVVGESLEQGDGAKIEQESALELFNHSAQTASALLFDLPA; the protein is encoded by the coding sequence ATGATTACGCTCAGAAAAGCCAGTGAACGCGGTAAAGCCAATTTTGGTTGGCTCGACAGTAAACATACTTTCTCTTTCGGTTCCTATTATGATCCACAACACATGGGGTTTTCGGTTTTGCGGGTGATCAACGACGATGCTGTAGCAGCAGGCGCAGGTTTTGGCACCCATGGGCACCGTGATATGGAGATTATTAGCTATGTGACCAAGGGCGTAATTGAACATAAAGACAGTATGGGGAATGTGCAGTCTTTGCCTAAAGGTGAATTCCAACTGATGTCAGCTGGTCGCGGCGTGCAGCACAGCGAATACAACGGTTCTAAAACCGACGTGTTAACTTTTTTACAGATTTGGATAGAACCAAATGAGAAGGGCGGCGAGCCAGGCTATCAGCAAAAACAGTTTGGTAACAACCCGGGTCTTACGACTATTATCACGCCTACGGGTGAAAATGGCACCTTGAAAATTAAGCAAGATAGCCGTTTGCATCAAATTATTTTGTTGGCGGGTGAGACGCTTACCTTTGCTGCCAACGAGGGGCGAAAATACTACGTGCACCAAGTCGAAGGTACCATGTCGGTCGTTGGTGAAAGCCTCGAACAAGGAGATGGCGCCAAAATAGAGCAAGAATCGGCTCTTGAGTTGTTCAATCACTCAGCACAAACGGCTAGCGCATTGCTATTTGATTTACCTGCGTAG
- a CDS encoding DoxX family protein translates to MNKLFLGKVLASDAGFGPLALRVPVGIIFIAHGAQKLFGAFGGYGLEGTGQWMASIGMQPGYLMALLAGSGEFFGGLFILLGLLTRPSSVVLAITMLVAIFSVHFQHGLFMSNNGYEYALALLAASVSLVFSGSGTLAFDKFIADKINA, encoded by the coding sequence GTGAATAAATTATTTTTAGGAAAGGTATTGGCTTCTGATGCGGGGTTTGGCCCATTGGCGTTACGTGTTCCGGTTGGAATTATATTTATCGCCCACGGTGCGCAAAAATTATTTGGTGCCTTTGGTGGGTATGGATTGGAAGGTACAGGTCAATGGATGGCATCCATTGGCATGCAGCCAGGATATTTGATGGCATTGCTTGCCGGTAGCGGCGAGTTTTTCGGTGGCTTATTTATATTGCTGGGATTGCTAACTCGGCCGTCGTCAGTAGTACTAGCGATCACTATGTTAGTGGCTATTTTTAGCGTACATTTTCAACATGGTTTGTTTATGTCTAACAATGGCTATGAATATGCCTTAGCCCTGCTGGCTGCTTCCGTTTCTTTAGTCTTCTCAGGCTCAGGAACGCTAGCATTTGATAAATTCATCGCAGATAAAATTAATGCATAG
- a CDS encoding thioredoxin family protein, whose protein sequence is MKLLLILGSLIGLIMPLPVSGQSQATDYKAQDQCFTVEVFSKKSCPHCQDAYQFLEDIAKTYPQLTVVKRDVEDNQDNLQHFIWLNTRYQIDMPGVPSFYACGQFWVGFEPSVTLNNLLLHTDLAGKAPLNQHSNPEQSISLPFIGQITAGQYGLPLFTLMTGLLDGFNPCAMWVLMFLLSLLVNVRDRKRMLLIAGTFVIVSGVVYFAFMAAWLNLFLIIGISRNIQVVIALVALIVGSINIKDYFAFKQGITLGIPESSKAGLYEKVRGIVQAKNISTALFAVVVVAILVNLLELICTAGLPAIYTQVLTLQQLQPMQYYAYLLLYNLAYIFDDALMVGVVVFTLQKYKLSERQGRWLKLISGCFILALGGLLLLKPEYLF, encoded by the coding sequence ATGAAATTATTGCTGATTTTGGGAAGTTTAATTGGTCTAATTATGCCTTTGCCAGTTAGCGGGCAAAGTCAAGCTACTGACTATAAAGCTCAAGATCAATGTTTTACCGTTGAGGTGTTTTCAAAAAAATCCTGTCCTCATTGCCAAGATGCCTATCAATTTCTTGAAGATATAGCGAAAACTTACCCTCAGCTAACCGTTGTCAAGCGGGATGTCGAAGACAATCAGGACAATTTACAGCATTTTATCTGGCTTAACACTCGTTACCAAATAGATATGCCTGGGGTACCTTCGTTTTATGCTTGTGGGCAGTTTTGGGTTGGCTTTGAGCCGTCTGTTACCCTGAATAATCTGCTTCTTCATACCGATCTTGCTGGCAAAGCGCCGCTAAATCAGCACAGCAATCCAGAGCAATCCATTAGCCTGCCTTTTATTGGCCAAATAACGGCGGGACAATATGGATTACCGCTATTTACGCTAATGACAGGATTGCTAGATGGGTTTAACCCCTGCGCAATGTGGGTGCTGATGTTTCTTCTTTCGTTGTTAGTTAACGTCAGAGATCGCAAACGTATGCTTTTGATTGCAGGTACCTTTGTGATAGTCAGTGGCGTGGTATATTTTGCGTTTATGGCCGCGTGGTTAAACCTGTTCCTGATTATCGGTATTTCAAGAAACATCCAAGTTGTGATTGCACTTGTCGCACTAATTGTGGGAAGTATAAATATTAAAGACTACTTTGCTTTCAAACAGGGTATAACCTTGGGGATCCCTGAATCATCAAAAGCAGGATTGTATGAAAAAGTGCGGGGTATTGTACAGGCTAAAAATATATCCACTGCGCTGTTCGCAGTGGTGGTCGTAGCAATACTTGTAAACTTACTTGAATTGATTTGTACCGCTGGGTTACCGGCAATATATACCCAAGTTTTAACCTTGCAACAATTGCAACCCATGCAATATTACGCCTATTTACTGTTGTATAATCTGGCCTATATTTTTGACGATGCATTGATGGTGGGTGTTGTGGTATTTACTTTACAAAAATACAAATTATCTGAGCGACAAGGACGCTGGCTAAAATTAATTAGTGGCTGTTTTATTTTGGCGCTAGGTGGATTACTGTTATTAAAACCTGAATACTTATTTTAA
- a CDS encoding helix-hairpin-helix domain-containing protein, with translation MFEHNLQIAKIFNQIADILSVEIENSYRVTAYRRAARFLSDFKQDIRAYVIQGKDLKALPTIGASLANKIIEILETESCNTLTQLLRDAPLGLIDLLHIPGLGPSRIHTLYYELGVHTPEQLLRAAKDNKVRELPGFGVKSEKTLINTLEANLRNKPSFKLALAATYAEPLLAYLQQSGIVENVIIAGSYRRQKACIHDIDILSCTEQPEKVIDKLVHYPKVSQVLSKGAKRCSVVLEQKIQVDLRTIDKNSYGSALYHFTGSKSHNIALRQRAKQLGLKINEYGVFKGRKKIAGKTESSILKAVNLPWIPAELRENNGEIEAAEKKQLPVLVDFNQLKGDMHICPTVPLDHQYINQMTRQASKQNFNFLGLALSAQAVLKHTKTDPYFIDQQLELIDIINQTNSVTLLKTLQIGILENGTFPMSDSTLAKFDVVIAVIDEHFNLSQKRQTARIVKAMDNPHFSILAQPTGALLKEREAFDADMYKIIKHARQQSCALELSAHPDRLDLSELYCQMAKSEGVKICVSSYAQHVAELNYLSLGIGQARRGWLEKADILNTLSLRQIKRYLGK, from the coding sequence ATGTTTGAACACAATTTACAAATTGCAAAAATATTCAATCAGATTGCAGATATTCTCAGTGTGGAAATCGAGAATAGCTATCGCGTAACGGCTTATCGTCGTGCAGCCAGATTTTTATCCGATTTTAAACAGGATATCAGGGCCTATGTGATACAGGGAAAAGATCTTAAAGCCTTACCCACTATCGGAGCTAGCTTGGCAAATAAGATTATCGAAATACTTGAAACCGAGTCGTGCAATACGCTCACCCAGTTACTAAGAGACGCTCCACTTGGTTTAATTGATTTATTGCATATTCCTGGTTTGGGGCCCTCGCGCATTCATACTTTATACTATGAATTAGGTGTGCATACGCCTGAACAGTTATTAAGGGCGGCGAAAGACAACAAGGTACGGGAGCTTCCTGGCTTTGGGGTTAAAAGCGAAAAGACGCTTATCAATACCCTGGAAGCCAACCTGCGCAATAAACCAAGCTTCAAGCTAGCATTAGCAGCGACCTATGCTGAGCCATTGCTAGCTTATCTGCAGCAATCCGGGATTGTTGAAAATGTCATCATCGCGGGCAGCTATCGACGCCAGAAGGCCTGTATTCATGATATTGATATTCTAAGTTGCACCGAGCAACCTGAAAAGGTGATAGACAAATTGGTGCATTACCCTAAGGTGAGCCAAGTGCTATCGAAGGGCGCTAAGCGCTGCAGTGTTGTTCTGGAGCAAAAAATACAAGTTGATTTACGTACCATTGATAAAAATAGCTATGGCTCAGCGCTCTACCACTTTACTGGTTCAAAATCCCACAATATCGCGCTACGCCAGCGGGCAAAGCAACTTGGGCTTAAAATAAATGAATATGGCGTGTTCAAGGGGAGAAAGAAAATCGCCGGAAAAACGGAATCATCCATTCTAAAAGCCGTTAACTTACCGTGGATCCCAGCTGAATTGCGCGAGAATAATGGAGAAATTGAAGCGGCTGAGAAAAAACAACTGCCAGTGTTAGTTGATTTTAACCAACTTAAAGGTGACATGCATATTTGTCCAACGGTGCCACTCGATCATCAATATATCAACCAGATGACAAGGCAAGCTAGCAAACAAAATTTCAACTTTTTAGGTTTGGCCCTAAGCGCACAGGCGGTTTTGAAGCACACAAAAACTGATCCATACTTCATTGACCAACAGCTAGAATTAATTGACATTATTAATCAAACAAATAGCGTCACACTGTTAAAAACGTTACAGATAGGTATATTGGAAAATGGCACCTTTCCCATGTCAGACTCCACCTTAGCTAAATTTGATGTTGTGATAGCCGTGATTGATGAGCATTTTAATTTGTCGCAAAAAAGGCAAACGGCAAGAATAGTAAAAGCGATGGACAATCCGCATTTTTCTATATTGGCTCAACCAACTGGTGCACTGCTAAAAGAACGTGAAGCCTTCGATGCTGACATGTACAAAATCATCAAGCATGCTAGGCAACAAAGTTGTGCATTAGAGCTTAGCGCTCATCCTGATAGATTAGATCTTTCAGAATTATACTGCCAAATGGCCAAAAGTGAAGGCGTGAAAATATGCGTCAGTTCTTACGCACAACACGTCGCAGAG